TTCCCAGCCCGCGTCATCTACGATCTCCTCTTCTACTTCATTGTCATCATCATCGTACTCAACTTGATCTTTGGTGTCATCATCGACACCTTCGCTGACTTGCGTAGTGAGAAACAGAAGAAAGAGGAGGTCCTCAAGACCACCTGCTTCATCTGTGGTGAGACCAATAGATTTTTTGTGAAAGGAACAAAAAAATAACCATGGTGTGATTATGATCTCATGTTATGCAATCTGAACATTCAACCTGAAACTCCCTGCAGGTCTGGAGAGGGACAAGTTTGACAATAAAACAGTGTCTTTTGAGGAGCACATAAAGTTGGAACACAACATCTGGAACTACCTGTATTTCATCGTGCTTGTTCGCGAGAAGAACAAGACGGACTACACTGGACCAGAGAGTTATGTGGCCCTCATGATAAAGGTACAGCAATAGATGGTTGAGTTCTATTTTAATTGGTTTACACAACCACCTCTAGAATAACTCTCACTGAAACCAGTTTACAACATATCCTTATTATAAGTAGCATTGGATACCTTTGTCTCTGGGGTCATCTGTTGCTAGGGAAGAGCACTGCCACTGATTCTACATGTCCTCCCCCCGTCTGTCTCAGGGTAAGAACCTGGACTGGTTCCCCCGCATGCAGGCCATGTCCCTAGTGGTGACGGATGGAGACGGTGACCAGAACGAGATGAGGAACCTGCAGGACAGACTGACGTCCACTATGAACGTGGTCAGCCAACTCACAGGACAGCTAACAGAGCTCAAAGAGCAGGTATAACACACAGGCCGAGATTCAATCCGTATTGCGGAAGAGCCACTTTATAGTGCGATTGAAAATTAAAATGTTCTCGTGTTCGCGAAGCTTTCATTTACGGTTTAAAACGCtgcatgtcggctcaatcggaaatgaccttttTAAATTTCAAATCGAACGATGTCACGGCTCTTCAGCAGTACGGATAGAATCTAGCCCCTAGTCTCTTGTCAGAGACATTGAGGAGCTGGCCAGCTCCAGAACAATATACAATGCACTTATTCACATCTCTTATCAAGGGAAAGTAGCATACTATAATAATGACAAAATAAGAAGATACCTTTGATGCTGATctattttggagaaaaaaaaaatggtagaACTAGTACAATTTGGTTAACTGATGTCCTCATATAGGCTAGTGTTTCCAGGAGGATGCCCCTGGCCTGGCTGGCTGACATACTGTTTCCTGTGTAGATGACAGATCAGAGGAAGAGGCGGCAGCGGATGGGCTTTGTGGATGTCCAGTCAGGAGGAGGAGCTGGTGCTGCTAGCATGTCCCCCAGTGTTGCTGGAGGAAACCATCCGATGTCCAACAAATCCTGATTGATGTCCTGTCTTACTGTGCCACCACGCTTTGCCAAAAGACTGAGTCTGCCAAGCCTATCCAAGATCAGCCAACGGTCTGGGACAGAACCATCAATCACATGTTAAACATGTTTTTAGTTGTGACTGATGCTGACAGGACTGAGTTACTGAGGTTGGGTTCTTTGTAATTCCCCTCCATAAAAAGGCTTCAACGCTTCCAGTAATGTCTGGAGAAAGAAGAACATGATCCATCTGTTCTTGGTCCATGCAATCAGAGCAACTGATTAATGGCATTGCACTGTCGCAAACACACCTCAGATGACATTGGAAAGTGATACTACGGCAAAGCAGGAAGCAACACGTCCATCCATTATATTAGAAATATAGTAACGATGTACAGATTACTACAGTAGGTCCATGACTAGCATTTGTCTGAAGCACGCAGAGGTTTGGTATACGTCTACTTGTCAATGTCTCCATTGTATTGGCTCCTCTTAGAGAAATGGAAACTTGAATGTTATCTTCTGAAAGCACATCagtaaaatgtatttgattttaACTGTGTTTGTCTATACAACATGCCAGTAATAGTATGCAATTTCTTCCAAATGGAAAGAGTAAAAGCCTTCACTACATTTTTAGGATAGATTTATTCAACAAAATATATTCCAATAATATTAAAAAGTGAATACATAGACAAAGGAAATAACTGAGGATGTACTCTGAAAATAGGATTTGGTTAAGTATACAGAGTTAAGGCTAGAGTTCACAATGTAAAAGCAAAGAAGGCAGGCCCTTTGAAATGCATTGTTGCAAGTGCTTAGTATTTTAATCTAGGCTAACATCTTTACATTCGTTTGGAATTGTCACTCAAGCAATTACAGTACGACAACTACAGCCTATTCTTTCAGAGTAGGAAGGTACCTTTTTATTTTGCACTTAATCGCATGGTTACTGTGCTCTGTAATACAGGACCTATTTCAGTTAATGTGGCAAAAATACACCGTTCCATCATACCTCTTGTCTAAAACATTCTCATACACTTCAAGCTGTGAATTGGCTCCCTCCCTGTGCCCTCTCACTCCCCCTTATGGCATATGAAGGGGACCAAATCTGAGAATTGGGACTCAACGTAGACTAACATGTGTTTCCCTCATGTAAGTCTATACTGACTCAAATCTAAAGGTACAGAGGCTGCATACTCGAAGCATATCAATAAAACACATTCTCTGAATAATCTGGGCTATTAACAATTCCCTAAGGTTGGTTAAAATTCCTTGACAGATTTAGGAGTGCTTTGTCGAGAGCTCAGACATTATTGTTTTCCCTCAATTCTTTACTGTGTAAACAAGCAAATAACACCCACGTGTAACAGGTAGAAAATTAGTCAGTGGAAAATGTGCCTTTGAAAATCCCTGTTCCCTTATCAAAATGAACTGTGATCCTTTTCATCTTAGAAGTTATTCATCCACTCACATCAAGATTCTGAATGGCATAATTAAAAGAAAAAGGGTTTAAAAGCAGCAGTACTTGAAATATTGACCTGGAAAAACACaatgtttaataaaaatattaGTATTTGCTACAAAGCAGCTGTATCATAAATATAATGATTGAAATAACTTTAGTGTTTTCAATTTACAAGGTAAAGCTAAGTGAATACTTGGCACTTTAGAGACATTCTATACAAATGTGATTGTTTTCTGCTTATTGTGTATGACTTGGTCAGTTGAGTGTATATATTAGAATGGCTAACAGTCCAGACTGCTGTAGAAAATACATGTCAAAAGAGACCAAATACCTAACTGCAAGGCTACATGAAGTGCATTCCTCAGAACTAACTGGAGGACCATTATCTTCGGGTTAAGTGGTGTCGTCCCGTTTGACCTTGGCCTTAGTGTTTCCCTCGCTCTCCACCAGGTTTTCCTTCATCAGGTACTCCTTCAGGCTGGGCTGGTTCCCTACATCAGCCCCAGAGTCCTGGATCTCCTGTAGCAGCACCTCCCACCGCCGCTTATCCTTGGAGATCTTCCACGACAATCTGACGTTGGtctggaggagagggatgagcagTGGGTGAAAGAGGTGCTGCTGCAGGGCCTCCTGTGAGGGGGCCAGGTCCCTCAGGGCTCGGTCACAGTACTCCTGGGCCTCCCCCAGCTGCTCCAGCTCCTGGAAGCAGGTCACCAGGGCCAACAGGGTGAAGAGCCAGTGGGTGCGCTGCTGGTGGTGAGGCTGCTGTATCCCCTGCTGCTCACAGCCTAGCTTCTCCTGGAGCCTCAGGCCATTGAGCAGAGGGCCTAGGCCCTCCTGGTAACGGCCCACACGCATTAGCATCTGGCCAGCCTGCAGGTCACCCAGGTAGAAGAACTCCAGGAAGGTGGGCGAACGCCGCAGCTCAGCCAGCGAGTGCATGTGGGCCAGGTACTGCTCAAACGCCCGGCTCCGCTTGGCGATGGTCTCTGCCACAAAGTTCTTGCGCAGCCTCTTGCGGGGGAAACAGACACGCTCCATGTGGTCCCCGTGACGACGGCGAAGGCGGCTGTGCAGACGCTCAAAGTCGGTGTATCGCCGGGTGATGACGGCCGGGGTTTTGTCAAACATCCCAGACTGGATTACATGGATGGTGTAGagctgaggagagggagagatgtcacACACAGGCTTAGCCAGGGAATAGACTTTCATCTTTGCTGTTTCACACTTACCACATACTTGGAGGAGCTCTCTGGCACCACACTGGCATCAGTCACTTCAAACACCAGCTTCTCAGGCACACTGCAGCTCTGTAAGCTCTTCCAGCTCTCCTGCAGCTGACATGTGAGCAGGGATGAGCCTCCAGgagacaggcccactgggctgGTGTCTTGACGAACAATGAGAGACATCAGCTCAGACTGCCCTAAAACCACTGATCTAAACTGAGAACGATCAGACTGAAAAACCTTCAAGGAAATGTGCGGTTTCAAGAAAACAGGATACTGTGGAATGAATGCTATTGTTATTCTGGTCAGACTGTTTCAGTTGACTGTGCCTAATAGTACATCATTGTCCATACATAATCACAGTTGTGGATGCTCAGCAGCAACCTCAAATATTCTACTGCTTTCATTCCTGCACCtcagaatattagctcaaaaagGATTGCAAAGTTCCTGCAAATAAATATAAAACAGTACCGGCACTGAAATGAGTAACGGCACCTATTTTAGTTGCTGCAAAGATCTACATTACCTGTGCTGCTGAATCCATCCTCTACGGACTCTCCAAGGAAGTCTGAATCACTGTCTGGTCCCGAGGCCCCACCTGGGTCTTCTGATTCCATGGCTCTCTCCCCATCGAAGCAGAGTGTTCCCCCAAGCCGCTCTGAGAGACACTCTGTGTCATCCTCTAACTCAGAACTCTCTGGGAAGCTGTCCTCTGGTACATCAGTTGACTCCCTAGCAACTACTTCTCCTTCTTTGAACAGTGTCCGTCGGAGTCTGTCCAATAGCTTAGAAGCCATCCCATCAGACCACTAGGGAATAGTTTGACATTACATTTGATTTCAGATAGTAAGTTTTAGTGTACAACCTACAAGAAATCCATGTAGGTGTAAGTCATCTTATAATAGTAAATATCAAATCATTATTTCGTATGGTAACAGCTCATGTCAACTAGGTGACTAACGTTACACCCCCAGCTAGAACGTTTGACTGGAAACATTGTAGTTTATGAATAACAGAAATCCCGAAACCAGACACTTCGAGTAGGGGACAAtagttacttttttttttaatctaaCTTTGATAGTTTAAAACACTAAAAACATACATGTATGCAACCAATACAAGAGCGCCAACGTGCACAACGTATTGTCAACGACTTTAACTAGAAGGGAAAGAACACCTACCTAGTTACAGTAGCAGACAAGCTAGCTAGTTATAAATGCAAAATAGATTGGCTAGCTCGCAAGACTACCTAAACAGGATTACCTAACTAGGTAGCTAAGCGAAGCTAACAAATACTACAAatagataacgttagctagcaggtcAAATCAGTGTTTTTAACTAATTAACTTGTTAACGTAGCTATAGCAACGAGGCAGCATGCGACTGTAGCTAGGAAAAACTATTTAGTTAGCTAATAACTTAGTTACTTTAATTTATTTAGCTAGCTAAAAAAAAAAGTAGCTAAGTTAATGGAGTTGTAACTCTTACTCA
The sequence above is a segment of the Oncorhynchus nerka isolate Pitt River linkage group LG20, Oner_Uvic_2.0, whole genome shotgun sequence genome. Coding sequences within it:
- the LOC115117654 gene encoding sorting nexin-21-like, yielding MASKLLDRLRRTLFKEGEVVARESTDVPEDSFPESSELEDDTECLSERLGGTLCFDGERAMESEDPGGASGPDSDSDFLGESVEDGFSSTDTSPVGLSPGGSSLLTCQLQESWKSLQSCSVPEKLVFEVTDASVVPESSSKYVLYTIHVIQSGMFDKTPAVITRRYTDFERLHSRLRRRHGDHMERVCFPRKRLRKNFVAETIAKRSRAFEQYLAHMHSLAELRRSPTFLEFFYLGDLQAGQMLMRVGRYQEGLGPLLNGLRLQEKLGCEQQGIQQPHHQQRTHWLFTLLALVTCFQELEQLGEAQEYCDRALRDLAPSQEALQQHLFHPLLIPLLQTNVRLSWKISKDKRRWEVLLQEIQDSGADVGNQPSLKEYLMKENLVESEGNTKAKVKRDDTT